A DNA window from Thermus tengchongensis contains the following coding sequences:
- a CDS encoding Hsp20/alpha crystallin family protein, with protein MALVRRDVRPAEITPFRTWGPFSLLEEANRLFEEVLGDFARPVATYVAPADLYETDEALVLEMAVPGLSPEDLEVSLEGNKLTVRGQVKPAEEPKVRRYYLQEIPHGSFVRTFTLPVEVDSSQAKAEFRHGILRLTLPKVAEARAKRIPIEVVQ; from the coding sequence ATGGCCCTGGTTCGTAGGGATGTGCGCCCTGCGGAGATCACTCCCTTCCGTACCTGGGGTCCTTTCTCCCTGCTGGAGGAAGCCAACCGGCTCTTTGAGGAGGTTTTGGGTGACTTTGCCCGGCCCGTGGCTACTTACGTAGCTCCTGCTGACCTCTACGAGACCGACGAGGCCTTGGTCCTGGAGATGGCGGTGCCGGGCCTTTCCCCGGAGGACCTGGAGGTGAGCCTCGAGGGGAACAAGCTCACCGTACGGGGCCAGGTGAAGCCCGCCGAGGAGCCCAAGGTGCGCCGCTACTACCTACAGGAGATCCCTCACGGCTCCTTCGTGCGCACCTTCACCCTCCCCGTGGAGGTGGATTCCTCCCAGGCCAAGGCGGAGTTCCGCCACGGGATCCTGCGCCTCACCCTGCCCAAGGTGGCCGAGGCCCGGGCCAAGCGGATCCCCATCGAGGTGGTCCAGTAA
- a CDS encoding MalY/PatB family protein: MVLPPRKDSLKWGTYPEDILPLWVADMDFPVAKPIQRAIRERAEGFLGYPPREGDQELKALILEQTGLEGDVAFMPGVVVGLYGAVAAFTAPGQGVLTQVPVYPPFLAAIRQQRRTVLANPLRETEEGYRLDLEGLERLAYASRLLLFCHPQNPTGRVYSEEELSALAAIARKHDLIVVSDELHAPLTYERPHVPLARFLPERTLTLLGPGKAYNLAGLPIGAVVGPRPLVEAFKRHLPPTFPNVLAMAAWKAALLEAGPWLRETLARLKANRDRVAAWAKEVGLGYFAPEGTYLAWLKTPIPQAATFFLKEARVALNPGENFGEGYDRYVRLNFATYPEVLEEALKRLAEALKKV, encoded by the coding sequence ATGGTGCTTCCCCCCCGCAAGGACTCGTTGAAGTGGGGCACCTACCCTGAGGACATCCTGCCCCTTTGGGTGGCGGACATGGACTTCCCCGTGGCCAAGCCCATCCAGAGGGCCATACGGGAAAGGGCCGAGGGCTTTTTGGGCTACCCGCCCCGGGAAGGGGACCAGGAGCTCAAGGCCCTCATCCTGGAACAAACGGGCTTAGAAGGCGATGTGGCCTTCATGCCCGGGGTGGTGGTGGGGCTCTACGGGGCGGTGGCCGCCTTCACCGCCCCCGGGCAGGGGGTCCTGACCCAGGTCCCCGTATACCCTCCGTTTCTGGCTGCCATCCGCCAGCAAAGGCGCACGGTTCTGGCCAACCCCTTACGGGAAACAGAGGAGGGGTACAGGCTGGACCTCGAGGGCCTGGAGCGCCTGGCCTACGCCAGCCGGCTCCTCCTCTTTTGCCACCCGCAAAACCCCACGGGAAGGGTCTACAGCGAGGAGGAGCTTTCCGCCCTGGCCGCCATCGCCCGCAAGCACGACCTCATCGTGGTCTCCGATGAGCTCCACGCCCCTTTGACCTACGAGAGGCCCCACGTGCCCCTGGCCCGCTTCCTCCCCGAGCGCACCCTAACCCTCCTGGGCCCGGGAAAGGCCTACAACCTGGCTGGGCTGCCCATAGGGGCGGTGGTGGGGCCTAGGCCCCTGGTGGAGGCCTTTAAGCGCCACCTGCCCCCCACCTTCCCCAACGTGTTGGCCATGGCCGCCTGGAAGGCCGCCCTGCTGGAGGCCGGACCCTGGCTTCGGGAAACCCTAGCCCGGCTCAAGGCCAACCGCGACCGGGTGGCGGCCTGGGCCAAGGAGGTGGGCCTCGGGTACTTCGCTCCGGAGGGCACCTACCTGGCCTGGCTCAAAACCCCCATTCCCCAAGCGGCCACCTTCTTCCTCAAGGAAGCCCGGGTGGCCCTGAACCCCGGGGAAAACTTCGGGGAAGGGTACGACCGCTACGTGCGCCTCAACTTCGCCACCTACCCGGAGGTGCTGGAGGAAGCCCTAAAGCGCCTTGCCGAGGCTCTAAAGAAAGTGTAA
- a CDS encoding MBL fold metallo-hydrolase, giving the protein MRVYGLSVGPLQENTYLVEGKEGAVLIDPGDEAERILALLESTGLTPKAILLTHAHFDHVGAVAPLVKALSLPVFLHPLDLPLYRHAAEVARMWGLAIPDPPLPVEPLEEGQVLFGFTVWHLPGHSPGHVAFIHPGEAGEPPRVLSGDLLFQGSIGRYDLPGASREDLFRSLKRLLTLPPQTEVYPGHGPSTTLALEAKTNPFLLGLEWET; this is encoded by the coding sequence ATGAGGGTGTACGGCTTAAGCGTGGGCCCCCTCCAGGAAAACACCTACCTGGTGGAGGGGAAGGAAGGAGCGGTGCTCATAGACCCTGGGGACGAGGCGGAAAGGATCCTGGCCCTTTTGGAGTCCACAGGATTAACCCCCAAGGCCATCCTCCTCACCCACGCCCACTTCGACCACGTGGGGGCGGTGGCCCCGTTGGTGAAAGCTTTGTCCCTACCCGTCTTCCTCCACCCCCTGGACCTCCCCCTTTATCGGCATGCGGCGGAGGTGGCCCGCATGTGGGGCCTCGCCATCCCCGACCCTCCCCTCCCGGTAGAGCCTCTGGAAGAGGGGCAGGTCCTTTTCGGCTTCACCGTTTGGCACCTTCCCGGCCATAGCCCCGGCCATGTGGCCTTCATCCATCCCGGCGAGGCCGGGGAACCCCCCCGGGTCCTTTCCGGGGACCTCCTCTTCCAAGGAAGCATCGGCCGCTACGACCTGCCGGGGGCAAGCCGGGAAGATCTTTTCCGCTCCTTAAAGCGCCTCCTCACCCTGCCCCCACAAACGGAGGTCTACCCAGGGCATGGACCCAGCACCACCCTGGCCCTCGAGGCCAAGACCAATCCCTTCCTCCTCGGATTAGAATGGGAAACGTGA
- the lgt gene encoding prolipoprotein diacylglyceryl transferase, producing MIQIGPLRIQWYGFLLTLAIFIGFELAKRRLRAWGLDAEKFETVAFWAVVWGVVGARLGYVLTSPGYFLQNPAEILYIWHGGLSFHGAILGGALVFLYYHRRRGYPLWPYLDAATPGVALGIIAGRIGNLMNGSDTVGRLTSLPIGFTWPEWAKGFPGVCLGIDDISQVYRCQELVRGPVHLTQIYGALVGLILLPLAYYWLKKKPFYGYAFWNFILWYSVLRSVLEEPFRLNPLWLPVYRNDELGIGLFTATQVVSLPLILFSWYMLRRLGRLR from the coding sequence ATGATCCAGATCGGCCCCTTGCGCATCCAGTGGTACGGTTTTCTCCTCACCCTGGCCATCTTCATCGGCTTTGAGCTGGCCAAGCGGCGCCTTAGGGCCTGGGGGTTGGACGCGGAGAAGTTTGAGACCGTGGCCTTTTGGGCCGTTGTCTGGGGGGTGGTGGGGGCCAGGCTGGGGTACGTGCTCACCTCCCCCGGCTACTTCCTGCAAAACCCGGCGGAGATCCTTTACATCTGGCACGGGGGGCTCTCCTTCCACGGGGCCATTTTGGGCGGGGCTTTGGTCTTCCTCTACTACCACCGCCGCCGGGGCTACCCCTTGTGGCCCTATCTGGACGCCGCCACCCCCGGGGTAGCCCTGGGCATCATCGCCGGCCGGATTGGCAACCTCATGAACGGCTCCGACACCGTGGGCCGCCTCACCTCTTTGCCCATCGGCTTCACCTGGCCCGAGTGGGCCAAGGGCTTCCCCGGGGTCTGCCTGGGGATTGACGACATCTCCCAGGTCTACCGGTGCCAAGAGCTGGTGCGGGGCCCCGTGCACCTCACCCAGATCTACGGGGCCCTGGTGGGGCTCATCCTCCTTCCCCTTGCCTATTACTGGCTAAAGAAGAAGCCCTTCTACGGCTACGCCTTTTGGAATTTTATTCTCTGGTACAGCGTATTGCGCTCCGTGCTGGAAGAGCCCTTCCGTTTGAACCCCCTGTGGCTTCCCGTCTACCGCAACGACGAGCTGGGCATCGGTCTTTTCACCGCCACCCAGGTGGTGAGCCTGCCCCTCATCCTCTTTTCCTGGTACATGCTTCGGCGCCTGGGCCGGTTAAGATAA
- a CDS encoding alanine dehydrogenase has protein sequence MDFGLPKEHASLKTLPPFGEEVREGRVALTPQGVRELAQRGHRVYVERGAGERAGFPDALYEEAGARLVSREEAFGRGEVVLKVGRPTLEEIALLRPEATVMAFMHLAVAESSLVEAMAQKGLTAIGYELVGGEGKRPVLKAMSEIAGRLAPQIAGRLLEAPFGPGVLLSGLPGIPPADVVILGAGVLGRAAARAFLGTGASVYVLDKELAPLEEAAREARGAVTALITQSRLERYVAFADVLVGAVAVPGERAPLLLSRDLMARMRPGAVLLDFAIDQGGIAETSRPGVYQEMGITHFCLPNVPALVPRTASHALTATLLPFLLQVEDDPLKVPELRQGAYLLLGQKGGHLE, from the coding sequence ATGGACTTTGGCCTGCCCAAGGAGCACGCGAGCCTGAAAACCCTTCCCCCCTTCGGGGAAGAGGTCCGGGAGGGAAGGGTGGCCCTCACTCCCCAAGGGGTGCGGGAGCTGGCCCAAAGGGGCCACCGGGTGTACGTGGAGCGGGGGGCGGGGGAGCGGGCGGGCTTCCCCGATGCCCTTTACGAGGAGGCTGGGGCCCGGCTGGTGAGCCGGGAGGAGGCCTTTGGGCGAGGCGAGGTGGTGCTGAAGGTGGGAAGGCCCACCCTCGAGGAGATCGCCCTCCTCCGCCCCGAGGCCACCGTCATGGCCTTTATGCACCTGGCGGTGGCCGAGTCCAGCCTGGTGGAGGCCATGGCCCAAAAGGGCCTGACGGCCATCGGCTACGAGCTGGTGGGAGGTGAGGGGAAGCGGCCCGTCCTCAAGGCCATGAGCGAGATTGCAGGCCGCCTGGCCCCGCAGATTGCGGGAAGGCTTCTGGAGGCCCCCTTCGGCCCTGGGGTGCTCCTCTCCGGCCTCCCCGGCATCCCCCCTGCGGACGTGGTCATCCTGGGGGCCGGGGTGCTGGGCCGGGCCGCCGCCCGGGCCTTCTTGGGGACGGGGGCCTCGGTGTACGTGCTGGACAAGGAGCTCGCCCCCCTGGAGGAGGCGGCCAGGGAGGCCAGGGGAGCGGTGACCGCCCTCATTACCCAAAGCCGTCTGGAGCGCTACGTGGCCTTCGCCGACGTCCTGGTGGGGGCGGTGGCGGTGCCGGGGGAAAGGGCCCCCCTTCTCCTCTCCCGGGATCTCATGGCCCGCATGCGCCCAGGGGCGGTCCTCCTGGACTTCGCCATCGACCAGGGGGGCATTGCGGAAACCAGCCGCCCTGGGGTCTACCAGGAGATGGGCATCACCCACTTCTGCCTCCCCAACGTCCCCGCCCTGGTGCCCCGCACCGCCAGCCACGCCCTCACCGCCACCCTCCTCCCCTTCCTCCTGCAGGTGGAAGACGACCCCCTAAAGGTGCCCGAACTCCGCCAAGGAGCCTACCTCCTCCTGGGCCAGAAAGGAGGCCACCTAGAATGA
- a CDS encoding glutaredoxin family protein, giving the protein MLFPMDLVLVTREGCGLCEKAERALWTLGIPYVRRDVDQDPELFRLYTFRVPVLLLGNRVLLEGVFDEKSLMELMQKLQRGGEA; this is encoded by the coding sequence ATGCTTTTCCCCATGGACCTGGTCCTCGTCACCCGGGAAGGATGTGGCCTTTGCGAAAAGGCGGAAAGGGCTCTTTGGACCCTGGGAATACCCTATGTGCGCCGGGATGTGGACCAAGACCCCGAGCTCTTCCGCCTTTACACCTTCCGGGTACCCGTGCTTCTTCTGGGGAATAGGGTGCTTTTAGAAGGCGTTTTTGACGAGAAGTCGCTGATGGAGTTGATGCAGAAGCTTCAAAGAGGGGGTGAGGCATGA
- a CDS encoding zinc ribbon domain-containing protein, translating into MGNVNGADAPQRGQLEALKALYQLQEKDLEIDRLQKEAETLPEDLVSVKAQVEALEDRLADLLERQAELRKEYNRHSLDIEDLTAKEKQAEAEQRQAQSAREQTQYENRIQQIKDRIKELLELSTPIMEAMENLEKEIQEVEAQLAALRPRLEELLEANQVRVEALKAEIALRLEERSLMAQAIPAPVLKEYEAIRRARKGTGIARMHRQGQVFRCEGCNVVLPTHVAQKVVQGQLTRCPSCGRLLWKGEG; encoded by the coding sequence ATGGGAAACGTGAACGGGGCGGATGCTCCCCAGAGGGGACAGCTTGAGGCGCTCAAGGCTCTTTACCAGCTACAGGAAAAGGACCTGGAGATAGACCGGTTGCAAAAGGAAGCGGAAACCCTCCCCGAGGACCTGGTTTCCGTGAAGGCCCAGGTGGAGGCCCTGGAAGACCGGCTTGCCGACCTCCTGGAGCGCCAGGCGGAGCTCCGCAAGGAGTACAACCGCCACAGCCTGGACATCGAGGATCTCACCGCCAAGGAAAAGCAAGCGGAGGCCGAGCAGCGCCAGGCCCAAAGCGCCCGCGAACAGACCCAGTACGAGAACCGCATCCAGCAGATCAAGGACCGCATCAAGGAGCTCCTGGAGCTTTCCACCCCCATCATGGAGGCCATGGAGAACCTGGAAAAGGAGATCCAGGAGGTGGAAGCCCAGCTGGCGGCCTTAAGGCCCCGCCTGGAAGAGCTCTTGGAGGCCAACCAGGTAAGGGTGGAGGCCCTAAAGGCGGAGATCGCCCTCAGGCTGGAGGAACGCTCCCTCATGGCCCAGGCCATCCCTGCCCCTGTCCTGAAGGAGTACGAGGCCATCCGCCGGGCCCGGAAAGGCACCGGCATCGCCCGCATGCACCGCCAGGGCCAGGTCTTCCGTTGCGAGGGGTGCAACGTGGTCCTGCCCACCCATGTGGCGCAAAAAGTGGTACAGGGACAGCTCACCCGCTGCCCCTCCTGTGGCCGGCTCCTCTGGAAGGGGGAAGGCTAA
- a CDS encoding acetyl-CoA hydrolase/transferase family protein produces the protein MSYRKKLTSPEDAVRLIQSGMRVFVSGNAATPTPLLKALAARKDELEGVELVHLLQMGEDPFAGEEMEGHFRRRSLFVGPTDREAVNQGRADYVPIMLHQVPWLFKRRILPLDAAIVQVSPPDEHGFCSLGVEVIATKAALEAAPIVIAMVNPRMPRTLGDTFVHVSRLTAIVEMDWPLPELKREGFGEVERRIGEHVASLIEDGATLQMGIGAIPDAVLASLEGRRDLGVHTEMISDGVLEAFEKGLITGARKTLHPGKVIGTFVLGSERLYRFVHDNPLFELHPADYVNDPFVVAQNRKMVAINSAIEVDLTGQVVADSIGTRIYSGFGGQLDFIRGAARSEGGKPIIALPSTAKGHSRIVPYLRPGAGVVTTRADVHYVVTEWGVAELFGRSLRERALALIEVAHPDFREELLKAAWERRLLPRSYPGADLKPRT, from the coding sequence ATGAGCTACCGCAAGAAGCTGACCTCCCCCGAGGACGCCGTGCGCCTCATCCAATCGGGGATGCGGGTCTTCGTCTCCGGCAACGCCGCCACCCCCACGCCCCTCCTCAAGGCCCTGGCTGCCCGCAAGGACGAGCTGGAGGGCGTGGAGCTCGTCCACCTCCTGCAAATGGGCGAAGACCCCTTTGCTGGAGAGGAGATGGAGGGGCACTTCCGCCGCCGCTCCCTCTTCGTGGGCCCCACGGACCGGGAGGCGGTGAACCAGGGCCGGGCCGACTACGTGCCCATCATGCTCCACCAGGTGCCCTGGCTCTTCAAAAGGCGCATCCTGCCCCTGGACGCGGCCATCGTCCAGGTCTCCCCTCCGGACGAGCACGGCTTCTGCTCCTTGGGGGTGGAGGTCATCGCCACCAAGGCGGCCCTCGAGGCCGCCCCCATCGTGATCGCCATGGTGAACCCCAGGATGCCCCGCACCCTGGGGGATACCTTCGTCCACGTTTCCCGCCTCACCGCCATCGTGGAGATGGACTGGCCCTTGCCCGAGCTCAAGCGGGAGGGCTTCGGGGAGGTGGAGAGGCGCATCGGGGAGCACGTGGCGAGCCTCATCGAGGACGGGGCCACCCTGCAGATGGGCATCGGGGCCATCCCGGACGCCGTCTTGGCCAGCCTCGAGGGCCGCCGGGACCTGGGGGTGCACACGGAGATGATCTCCGACGGGGTGCTGGAAGCCTTTGAAAAGGGCCTCATCACCGGGGCCAGGAAGACCCTCCACCCCGGCAAGGTGATCGGCACCTTCGTCCTGGGCTCGGAAAGGCTCTACCGCTTCGTCCACGACAACCCCCTTTTCGAGCTCCACCCCGCGGACTACGTGAACGACCCCTTCGTGGTGGCCCAGAATCGCAAGATGGTGGCCATCAACTCCGCCATCGAGGTGGACCTCACCGGCCAGGTGGTGGCGGACTCCATCGGCACCCGCATCTACTCGGGCTTCGGCGGCCAGCTGGACTTCATCCGGGGGGCGGCCCGGAGCGAGGGGGGCAAGCCCATCATCGCCCTTCCCTCCACCGCCAAGGGGCATAGCCGCATCGTCCCCTACCTCCGCCCAGGAGCAGGGGTGGTCACCACCCGGGCCGACGTGCACTATGTGGTCACGGAGTGGGGGGTGGCGGAGCTTTTCGGCCGCTCCCTAAGGGAAAGGGCCCTGGCCCTGATCGAGGTGGCCCACCCCGACTTCCGGGAGGAGCTCCTAAAGGCCGCCTGGGAGCGGAGGCTTTTGCCGAGGAGCTACCCAGGGGCGGACCTCAAGCCGCGCACTTGA
- a CDS encoding DUF456 domain-containing protein has product MEAFADWLFVALWGLAVLLTFLPFFPATLLILAAAFLHELLLGFRDLSVGLWLLLGALALLAMAVDNLAALLGARRYGAGRAGLWGAFLGGLLGLFLGAVGVLVLPFALAWLFEYLSGRRPEEALKAAWGTLVGLMGGVVAKVIVHVAMGILVIRAIFQG; this is encoded by the coding sequence GTGGAGGCCTTTGCCGACTGGCTCTTCGTGGCCCTCTGGGGCCTTGCGGTCCTCCTCACCTTTCTGCCCTTTTTCCCCGCCACCCTCCTCATCCTGGCCGCCGCCTTTCTGCACGAGCTCCTCCTGGGCTTCCGCGACCTGAGCGTGGGGCTATGGCTCCTCCTGGGGGCCCTGGCCCTCCTGGCCATGGCGGTGGACAACCTGGCCGCCCTCCTGGGGGCCCGGCGTTACGGGGCGGGCCGGGCGGGGCTCTGGGGGGCTTTCCTGGGAGGGCTGCTTGGCCTCTTCCTGGGGGCTGTGGGGGTCTTGGTCCTGCCCTTCGCGTTGGCCTGGCTTTTTGAGTACCTCTCGGGGCGCAGGCCCGAGGAAGCCCTGAAGGCCGCTTGGGGCACCCTAGTGGGCCTCATGGGGGGCGTGGTGGCCAAGGTGATCGTCCACGTAGCCATGGGAATCCTGGTGATCCGGGCCATCTTTCAAGGCTAA
- the topA gene encoding type I DNA topoisomerase, with the protein MPTKGNAKATSRKSPGASLKAGNATTLVVVESPAKAKSIQKMLGPGYEVKASLGHVADLPERELGVDVARDFAPTYEVKKDKKAVVEELRRAAQGKRLLIATDPDREGEAIGWHVARLLERDPKEPLRVEFHEITPKVVRQAVERPRPIDQNLVDAQQARRVLDRLVGYNLSPLLSLEFRKRALSAGRVQSVALRLVVEREEAIEAFRREEYWTLEGLFEVQGKTFPALLHEVEGQRLWTGQGEKEGKLHLATEAQALALAERAQTLPYRVAQVEVRERRKSPPPPFTTSTLQQAASSRLGYTAGRTMRIAQRLYEGVDLPEGTVGLITYMRTDSVRVSPEAVALAREVIGEMYGPAYLPEAPRVYRNRKEGVQDAHEAIRPTDPRRTPEGVRPYLSEEEYRLYDLIWRRFLASQMKDALYEQTVILLEGQGQPRFTFRAAGSVLRFEGYLKAWGREGEDEEEAPPVPAVPQGAEARLLQARPEQHFTEPPPRYTDATLVKTMEELGIGRPSTYAPTLETLEKRGYVERKGRTLLPTPLGRQIVHYLKERFPRVVAYEFTAQMEEGLDQVEEGKVPWPKVVWEFYEPFLKELSQVPKKTCPQCGRPLELKVSRFGQFLGCTGYPECTYTEPLERKKEAEPIGEACPKCGRPLVRKEGRYGSFIACSGYPECDYTRDDGTPTGHTCPKCGSRVLEKRSKRGKPYYKCESNACDFLSFYPLLDQTCPSCGWPLVGKGQGACMNPACPAHDPKLVPLPKAQATSASKGGKTARRKAASGASSRTGAKAKGKGQGASPPKPPSDWEELKPFLQELAPEERGAVEALALGEPLSPENAKLAQRALFKLRMRKGRARKETVAP; encoded by the coding sequence ATGCCGACTAAGGGGAACGCCAAAGCCACGTCCCGGAAATCCCCCGGGGCCAGCCTGAAGGCGGGGAACGCCACCACCTTGGTGGTGGTGGAGTCCCCTGCCAAGGCCAAGAGCATCCAGAAGATGCTGGGCCCTGGCTACGAGGTCAAGGCCAGCCTGGGCCACGTGGCCGACCTCCCCGAGAGGGAGCTGGGGGTGGACGTGGCCCGGGACTTCGCCCCCACCTACGAGGTGAAGAAGGATAAAAAGGCGGTGGTGGAGGAGCTAAGGCGGGCCGCCCAGGGCAAACGCCTCCTCATCGCCACCGACCCCGACCGGGAAGGAGAGGCCATCGGCTGGCACGTGGCCAGGCTCCTGGAGCGCGACCCCAAGGAGCCCCTAAGGGTGGAGTTTCACGAGATCACCCCCAAGGTGGTGCGCCAGGCGGTGGAGCGCCCTAGGCCCATCGACCAGAACCTGGTGGACGCCCAGCAGGCCCGGCGCGTCCTGGACCGCCTGGTGGGCTACAACCTCTCCCCTCTCCTCTCCCTGGAGTTCCGCAAGCGGGCCCTCTCCGCCGGCAGGGTGCAGAGCGTGGCCCTCCGGCTGGTGGTGGAGCGGGAGGAGGCCATCGAGGCCTTCCGGCGGGAAGAGTACTGGACCCTCGAGGGCCTCTTTGAAGTCCAGGGCAAAACCTTCCCCGCCCTCCTCCACGAGGTGGAGGGCCAGCGCCTCTGGACCGGGCAGGGGGAGAAGGAAGGAAAACTGCACCTGGCAACCGAAGCTCAGGCCCTCGCCCTGGCGGAACGAGCGCAAACCCTCCCCTACCGCGTGGCCCAGGTGGAGGTCAGGGAAAGGCGCAAATCCCCCCCGCCCCCCTTCACCACCTCCACCCTGCAGCAGGCCGCCTCCAGCCGCCTGGGCTACACCGCGGGCCGCACCATGCGCATCGCCCAACGCCTCTACGAGGGGGTGGACCTGCCCGAGGGCACCGTGGGCCTCATCACCTACATGCGCACCGACTCCGTGCGCGTCTCCCCCGAGGCCGTGGCCCTGGCGCGGGAGGTGATCGGGGAAATGTACGGCCCCGCCTACCTGCCCGAGGCCCCCCGGGTCTACCGCAACCGCAAGGAAGGAGTCCAAGACGCCCACGAGGCCATCCGCCCCACGGACCCCAGGCGCACCCCTGAAGGGGTGCGCCCCTACCTCTCCGAGGAGGAGTACCGCCTCTACGACCTCATCTGGCGCCGCTTCCTGGCCAGCCAGATGAAAGACGCCCTCTACGAGCAGACGGTGATCCTGCTGGAGGGTCAAGGACAGCCCCGCTTCACCTTCCGGGCCGCGGGCTCGGTGCTCCGGTTTGAGGGCTACCTGAAGGCCTGGGGCCGGGAAGGGGAGGACGAGGAGGAAGCCCCCCCGGTGCCTGCCGTGCCCCAGGGGGCGGAGGCCAGGCTTCTCCAGGCGAGGCCCGAGCAGCACTTCACCGAGCCCCCGCCCCGCTACACCGATGCCACCTTGGTGAAGACCATGGAGGAGCTCGGCATCGGCCGTCCCTCCACCTACGCCCCTACCCTCGAGACCCTGGAGAAGCGGGGCTACGTGGAGCGAAAGGGGCGCACCCTCCTCCCCACCCCCCTGGGGCGGCAGATCGTCCACTACCTCAAGGAGCGCTTCCCCCGGGTGGTGGCCTACGAGTTCACCGCCCAGATGGAGGAGGGGCTGGACCAGGTGGAGGAGGGCAAGGTCCCCTGGCCTAAGGTGGTGTGGGAGTTCTACGAGCCATTTTTGAAGGAGCTGAGCCAGGTGCCCAAGAAGACCTGCCCCCAGTGCGGCAGGCCCCTGGAGCTCAAGGTGAGCCGCTTCGGGCAGTTCTTAGGGTGCACCGGCTACCCGGAGTGCACCTACACCGAGCCCCTGGAAAGAAAAAAGGAGGCCGAGCCCATCGGGGAAGCCTGCCCCAAGTGCGGCAGGCCCCTGGTGCGGAAGGAAGGCCGCTACGGCAGTTTCATCGCCTGCTCCGGCTACCCCGAGTGCGACTACACCCGGGACGACGGCACCCCCACGGGCCACACCTGCCCCAAATGCGGAAGCCGGGTCCTGGAAAAGCGGAGCAAGCGGGGGAAGCCCTACTACAAGTGCGAAAGCAACGCCTGCGACTTCCTTTCCTTCTACCCCCTTCTGGACCAGACCTGCCCTTCTTGTGGCTGGCCGTTGGTGGGCAAAGGGCAAGGGGCCTGCATGAACCCCGCCTGCCCGGCGCACGATCCCAAGCTGGTCCCGCTCCCCAAAGCCCAGGCAACCTCGGCTTCCAAGGGCGGGAAAACCGCCCGCCGCAAGGCCGCTTCGGGAGCATCGAGCCGTACCGGGGCAAAGGCCAAAGGAAAGGGCCAAGGAGCCTCCCCACCCAAGCCGCCCTCGGACTGGGAGGAGCTGAAACCCTTCCTTCAAGAGCTGGCCCCGGAGGAGCGCGGGGCGGTGGAAGCCCTGGCCCTTGGCGAGCCTCTTTCCCCGGAAAACGCCAAGCTGGCCCAGCGGGCCCTCTTCAAACTGCGCATGCGCAAGGGACGGGCCAGAAAGGAGACGGTAGCCCCCTGA
- a CDS encoding sulfurtransferase, whose product MEIPPEAVLVDTRPRAAYEAGHLPGARHLDLSAPKLRLRDEAELKALEAGLTELFRELGLRSPVVLYDEGLTSRLCRTAFFLGLGGLEVELWTEGWEPYATEREEPKPERSDTLARLRRDWLLTADEAARHPLLLDVRSPEEYQGKVHPPCCPKGGRIPGSRNAPLELFLEPDKVLKQLGLEPGQEVGVYCHSGARSAVAFFVLRSLGVRARNYLGSMHEWLAEGLPTEP is encoded by the coding sequence ATGGAGATCCCTCCTGAGGCCGTCTTGGTGGACACCCGGCCTAGGGCTGCCTACGAGGCAGGCCACCTGCCAGGCGCCCGCCACCTGGATCTTTCCGCTCCCAAGCTCCGCCTGAGGGATGAGGCGGAGCTCAAGGCCCTCGAGGCCGGCCTCACCGAACTCTTCCGGGAACTTGGCCTAAGAAGCCCGGTGGTCCTCTACGACGAGGGCCTCACCAGCCGCCTTTGCCGCACGGCCTTCTTCCTAGGCCTCGGGGGGCTAGAGGTGGAGCTTTGGACGGAGGGTTGGGAACCCTACGCCACCGAGCGGGAAGAGCCCAAGCCCGAGCGCTCGGATACCCTAGCCCGCCTCCGGCGGGACTGGCTCCTCACCGCGGACGAGGCGGCCAGGCACCCTCTTCTCTTGGATGTGCGAAGCCCCGAGGAATACCAGGGCAAGGTCCACCCCCCCTGCTGCCCCAAGGGGGGGCGGATCCCGGGGAGCCGGAATGCTCCCCTGGAGCTTTTCCTGGAGCCGGACAAGGTGCTGAAGCAACTCGGCCTGGAGCCGGGACAGGAGGTGGGGGTCTACTGCCACTCCGGGGCCCGAAGCGCCGTGGCCTTCTTCGTGCTGAGAAGCCTCGGGGTGCGGGCCAGGAACTACCTGGGCTCCATGCACGAGTGGCTAGCAGAAGGCCTTCCCACCGAGCCATGA
- a CDS encoding OsmC family protein, whose translation MPVRKANAVWEGGLRSGKGLMRLQSQAFEGPYSFPSRFEEGPGTNPEELIAAAHAGCFSMALAASLEREGFPPKRVSTEARVHLEMVDGKATITRIELIAEAEVPGITPEKFQEIAQAAKEGCPVSRALGAVKEITLEARLA comes from the coding sequence ATGCCGGTAAGAAAGGCCAATGCCGTATGGGAGGGAGGTTTGCGGAGCGGTAAGGGGTTGATGCGGCTGCAAAGCCAGGCCTTTGAGGGACCCTATTCCTTCCCCTCCCGCTTTGAGGAGGGGCCGGGGACCAACCCCGAGGAGCTCATCGCCGCGGCCCATGCGGGGTGCTTCTCCATGGCCCTGGCGGCCTCCCTGGAACGGGAGGGGTTTCCCCCCAAGCGGGTTTCCACCGAGGCCCGGGTGCACCTGGAAATGGTGGACGGAAAGGCCACCATCACCCGTATTGAGCTCATCGCCGAGGCGGAGGTGCCGGGGATAACCCCGGAGAAGTTCCAGGAGATCGCCCAGGCGGCCAAGGAAGGGTGTCCGGTCTCCCGGGCCCTGGGGGCGGTGAAGGAGATTACCCTCGAGGCCCGCCTGGCCTAA